One Kitasatospora sp. NBC_01287 DNA window includes the following coding sequences:
- the eno gene encoding phosphopyruvate hydratase has translation MPSIDVVVAREILDSRGNPTVEVEVGLDDGSTGRAAVPSGASTGAFEALELRDGDKNRYFGKGVEKAVLAVIEQIGPELVGYDATEQRLIDQAMLDLDATPDKSSLGANAILGVSLAVAHAASEASDLPLFRYLGGPNAHVLPVPMMNILNGGSHADSNVDIQEFMIAPIGAESFSEAVRWGVEVYHTLKGVLKERGLSTGLGDEGGFAPNLDSNREALDLIVEAIKKAGYVPGKDVALALDVASSEFYKDGAYQFEGKALTAAELSAYYADLVANYPLVSIEDPLDESDWDGWKALTDELGSKVQLVGDDLFVTNPARLARGIETGTANALLVKVNQIGSLTETLDAVELAQRNGYRCMMSHRSGETEDVTIADLAVATNCGQIKTGAPARSERVAKYNQLLRIEEILDDAAEYAGRAAFPRFKHEG, from the coding sequence GTGCCGTCCATTGATGTCGTCGTCGCCCGTGAGATTCTCGACTCGCGCGGCAACCCCACGGTCGAGGTCGAGGTCGGCCTCGACGACGGCAGCACCGGCCGTGCCGCTGTCCCGTCCGGTGCCTCCACCGGTGCCTTCGAGGCGCTGGAGCTGCGCGACGGTGACAAGAACCGCTACTTCGGCAAGGGCGTCGAGAAGGCCGTCCTCGCCGTGATCGAGCAGATCGGCCCGGAGCTGGTGGGCTACGACGCCACCGAGCAGCGGCTGATCGACCAGGCGATGCTCGACCTGGACGCCACCCCGGACAAGTCCTCGCTGGGCGCCAACGCGATCCTCGGCGTCTCGCTGGCCGTCGCGCACGCCGCCTCCGAGGCCAGCGACCTGCCGCTGTTCCGCTACCTCGGCGGCCCCAACGCGCACGTGCTGCCGGTCCCGATGATGAACATCCTCAACGGCGGTTCGCACGCGGACTCCAACGTCGACATCCAGGAGTTCATGATCGCGCCGATCGGCGCCGAGTCGTTCTCCGAGGCCGTGCGCTGGGGCGTGGAGGTCTACCACACCCTCAAGGGCGTGCTCAAGGAGCGCGGCCTCTCCACCGGCCTGGGCGACGAGGGCGGCTTCGCGCCGAACCTGGACTCCAACCGCGAGGCGCTGGACCTGATCGTCGAGGCGATCAAGAAGGCTGGCTACGTGCCCGGCAAGGACGTCGCGCTGGCGCTGGACGTCGCCTCCTCCGAGTTCTACAAGGACGGCGCCTACCAGTTCGAGGGCAAGGCGCTGACCGCCGCCGAGCTGAGCGCGTACTACGCCGACCTGGTCGCCAACTACCCGCTGGTCTCCATCGAGGACCCGCTGGACGAGTCGGACTGGGACGGCTGGAAGGCCCTCACCGACGAGCTGGGCAGCAAGGTGCAGCTGGTCGGTGACGACCTGTTCGTCACCAACCCGGCGCGCCTGGCCCGGGGCATCGAGACCGGCACCGCCAACGCCCTGCTGGTGAAGGTGAACCAGATCGGCTCGCTGACCGAGACGCTGGACGCGGTCGAGCTGGCCCAGCGCAACGGCTACCGCTGCATGATGTCGCACCGCTCCGGAGAGACCGAGGACGTCACCATCGCCGACCTGGCCGTCGCCACCAACTGCGGCCAGATCAAGACCGGTGCCCCGGCCCGCTCCGAGCGCGTCGCCAAGTACAACCAGCTGCTGCGCATCGAGGAGATCCTCGACGACGCCGCCGAGTACGCGGGCCGCGCCGCCTTCCCGCGGTTCAAGCACGAGGGCTGA
- a CDS encoding transglycosylase family protein, producing MLLTGNGRHRRRTQAEKALAVAGVAGAAVAVPLLTATAAHAAPVTVWDKVANCESTNNWSINTGNGFYGGLQFTSSTWAAYGGTQYAAQADQASKGQQIAVAERVLADQGPGAWPVCSVQAGLGKGGAAASVDTAAPAAQTQQTQQSQQTQQAEPQTQAQQAPQSQHPQQAPQSADPSFPGKAGWDAASQVYWFQSDGGWYWTSHQGVYDQAAAQARAAAPAQAPAAMQTPVQVPAAAPAVAGSGHDYTVRAGDTLSTIAQSQHLADGWQGLYQANHRTVGANPDLIVPGQQLNLG from the coding sequence ATGCTGCTCACCGGCAATGGCCGTCATCGTCGTCGCACCCAGGCCGAGAAGGCCCTCGCAGTGGCCGGCGTCGCCGGCGCGGCGGTCGCGGTGCCGCTGCTCACCGCGACCGCCGCGCACGCGGCCCCCGTCACGGTCTGGGACAAGGTCGCCAACTGCGAGAGCACCAACAACTGGTCGATCAACACCGGCAACGGCTTCTACGGCGGCCTGCAGTTCACTTCGTCCACCTGGGCCGCGTACGGCGGCACCCAGTACGCGGCCCAGGCCGACCAGGCCAGCAAGGGGCAGCAGATCGCGGTCGCCGAGCGGGTGCTGGCGGACCAGGGCCCGGGCGCCTGGCCGGTCTGCTCGGTGCAGGCGGGGCTGGGCAAGGGGGGCGCCGCGGCGTCCGTCGACACCGCTGCCCCGGCGGCCCAGACCCAGCAGACGCAGCAGAGCCAGCAGACCCAGCAGGCCGAGCCGCAGACGCAAGCCCAGCAGGCCCCGCAGTCCCAGCATCCTCAGCAGGCCCCGCAGTCCGCCGACCCGTCCTTCCCCGGCAAGGCCGGCTGGGACGCGGCGAGCCAGGTGTACTGGTTCCAGAGTGACGGCGGCTGGTACTGGACCAGCCACCAGGGCGTGTACGACCAGGCCGCCGCCCAGGCGCGGGCCGCGGCCCCGGCGCAGGCCCCGGCCGCGATGCAGACCCCGGTGCAGGTGCCGGCCGCCGCACCCGCCGTCGCGGGCTCGGGCCACGACTACACCGTGCGGGCCGGCGACACCCTCTCCACCATCGCCCAGAGCCAGCACCTGGCCGACGGCTGGCAGGGGCTCTACCAGGCCAACCACCGGACGGTGGGCGCGAATCCGGACCTGATCGTGCCCGGCCAGCAGCTGAACCTCGGCTGA
- a CDS encoding cytochrome P450 yields the protein MSDRPELFTWGFASNPYPAYAWLREHAPVYKAQLPSGVEAWLVTRYADARQALADSRLSKNPAHHDESAHAKGKTGIPGERSANLMTHLLNIDPPDHTRLRRLVSKAFTPGRVAEFEPQVQGLADRLLSEFSGRGEADLIHEFAFPLPIYAICDLLGVPKEDQEDFRDWAGMMIRHGGGPRGGVGRAVKRIRAYLADLIHRKRADLGDDLISGLIRAGDHGEHLTENEAVAMCFVLLFAGFETTINLIGNGALALFQNPPQRALLQAAVADGDSRLLDTGIEELLRYDGPVELATWRYATRPLEIGGQAVSTGDPVLVVLAAADRDPARFGQPNTLDLARADNPHLGFGHGIHYCIGAPLARLEGRVALSSLLTRLPDLRLAVDPAELRWRGGLIMRGLRELPVEFTPESPR from the coding sequence ATGTCTGATCGGCCCGAACTCTTCACCTGGGGGTTCGCCTCCAACCCCTACCCGGCGTACGCCTGGCTGCGTGAGCACGCGCCCGTGTACAAGGCCCAGCTGCCGAGCGGCGTCGAAGCCTGGCTCGTGACCCGCTATGCCGACGCCCGCCAGGCGCTCGCGGACAGCCGTCTCAGCAAGAACCCGGCCCACCACGACGAGTCGGCACACGCGAAGGGGAAGACCGGGATCCCGGGAGAGCGCAGCGCCAACCTGATGACGCACCTGCTCAACATCGACCCGCCGGACCACACCCGCTTGCGCCGGCTGGTCTCCAAGGCGTTCACGCCGGGCCGAGTGGCGGAGTTCGAGCCCCAGGTGCAGGGCCTCGCGGATCGACTCCTCTCGGAATTCTCCGGCAGGGGCGAAGCGGACCTCATCCATGAGTTCGCCTTCCCGCTGCCGATCTACGCGATCTGCGACCTCCTCGGTGTTCCCAAGGAGGATCAGGAGGACTTCCGCGACTGGGCGGGCATGATGATCCGCCACGGCGGCGGTCCACGTGGAGGGGTGGGCCGAGCCGTCAAGCGCATCCGCGCGTACCTGGCAGACCTGATTCACCGCAAGCGGGCGGACCTCGGGGACGACCTGATCTCCGGTCTGATCCGGGCCGGCGACCACGGCGAGCACCTCACCGAGAACGAGGCCGTCGCGATGTGCTTCGTGCTGTTGTTCGCGGGGTTCGAGACGACCATCAATCTGATCGGCAACGGCGCGCTGGCGCTGTTTCAGAATCCGCCCCAGCGAGCGCTCCTTCAGGCTGCCGTCGCGGACGGGGATTCCCGATTGCTCGACACGGGGATCGAGGAACTGCTGCGCTACGACGGCCCGGTGGAGTTGGCCACCTGGCGCTACGCCACCCGACCACTCGAAATCGGCGGCCAGGCCGTGTCCACGGGTGACCCGGTCCTCGTCGTCCTCGCCGCCGCGGACCGTGATCCCGCCAGGTTCGGCCAACCGAACACCCTCGACCTGGCCCGCGCCGACAACCCGCACCTCGGTTTCGGCCACGGGATCCACTACTGCATCGGCGCCCCGCTGGCCCGCCTGGAGGGTCGGGTGGCGCTCTCCAGCCTGCTGACCCGGCTGCCCGACCTGCGGCTCGCCGTGGACCCGGCAGAACTGCGCTGGCGCGGCGGTCTGATCATGCGCGGGCTGCGGGAACTGCCGGTCGAATTCACTCCCGAATCGCCCCGCTGA
- a CDS encoding SDR family NAD(P)-dependent oxidoreductase has product MRVTGAVVVIAVLSGGDGDGPAHRFAAAGAAGLLIADPRAGVAEDLATALDRTGCPVIGVSSDIHQPSDIAALVDTAEKHLGPIDLFCVAGPDGERIVAMAELPGQLDRLAELLDPLGEAIGEVVPRQRQAHRPPHVQQHTQQHVQTA; this is encoded by the coding sequence ATGCGAGTAACCGGGGCAGTGGTGGTCATCGCGGTACTCAGCGGCGGCGACGGCGACGGGCCGGCCCATCGCTTCGCCGCCGCGGGAGCCGCCGGCCTGCTGATCGCCGACCCCCGGGCCGGTGTCGCCGAGGACCTGGCCACCGCCCTCGACCGGACGGGCTGCCCGGTGATCGGGGTCAGCTCCGACATCCACCAGCCCAGCGACATCGCGGCCCTGGTCGACACCGCCGAGAAGCACCTCGGCCCGATCGACCTGTTCTGCGTGGCCGGCCCCGACGGCGAGCGGATCGTCGCCATGGCCGAGCTGCCCGGCCAGCTGGACCGGCTCGCCGAGCTGCTCGACCCGCTGGGCGAGGCGATCGGCGAGGTCGTGCCGCGGCAGCGCCAGGCGCACCGCCCGCCACACGTCCAGCAGCACACCCAGCAGCACGTCCAGACGGCCTGA
- a CDS encoding MazG family protein yields MSTDTPDTPNAAAAPKLTLLTTTHRVAPGLLSWPAWEALRAAPLVLAADPAHPQLPALAQAGVAVELVERSSAPALARTLTGRAPVLFLGSPDGDPGLTDALARIAVEEAGRAPEIELLPGSYDLPGARLLDLVSVMDRLRSPGGCPWDAEQTHASLVKYLVEEAYELVEAIEEGDRETLREELGDVLLQVFFHARIAEEHPEDPFSVDDVAGAIVEKLMYRHPHVFGDSDAATTDQVEANWEQLKAAEKQDRESVLDGVPAGLPALAYAAKLVSRVRRAGFTGVADAPYALPGELTERTAGALLLAVVQRAHDAKVDPDAALRAAARDYRDAVRAAEGLPAS; encoded by the coding sequence CCACCCACCGGGTGGCGCCGGGCCTGCTCAGCTGGCCCGCCTGGGAGGCGCTGCGCGCGGCGCCGCTGGTGCTGGCCGCCGACCCGGCGCACCCCCAACTGCCCGCGCTGGCCCAGGCGGGCGTGGCGGTCGAGCTGGTGGAGCGGAGCAGCGCGCCGGCGCTGGCCCGCACGCTGACCGGACGCGCCCCCGTGCTCTTCCTCGGCAGCCCGGACGGCGACCCGGGGCTGACCGACGCGCTGGCCAGGATCGCGGTCGAGGAGGCGGGCCGGGCGCCCGAGATCGAGCTGCTGCCCGGCTCCTACGACCTGCCCGGCGCGCGGCTGCTCGACCTGGTGTCGGTGATGGACCGGCTGCGCTCGCCCGGCGGCTGCCCGTGGGACGCCGAGCAGACCCACGCGAGCCTGGTGAAGTACCTGGTGGAGGAGGCCTACGAGCTGGTCGAGGCGATCGAGGAGGGCGACCGCGAGACGCTGCGCGAGGAACTGGGCGATGTGCTGCTCCAGGTCTTCTTCCACGCCCGGATCGCCGAGGAGCACCCCGAGGACCCGTTCTCCGTGGACGACGTGGCCGGGGCGATCGTCGAGAAGCTGATGTACCGCCACCCGCACGTCTTCGGTGACTCCGACGCCGCCACCACCGACCAGGTCGAGGCCAACTGGGAGCAGCTGAAGGCGGCCGAGAAGCAGGACCGGGAGTCGGTGCTGGACGGGGTGCCGGCCGGGCTGCCGGCCCTGGCCTACGCGGCGAAGCTGGTCTCCCGGGTGCGCCGGGCCGGTTTCACCGGGGTGGCCGACGCGCCGTACGCGCTGCCGGGGGAGCTGACCGAGCGGACGGCGGGCGCGCTGCTGCTGGCCGTGGTGCAGCGGGCCCACGACGCGAAGGTGGATCCGGACGCGGCGCTGCGGGCGGCCGCGCGCGACTACCGGGACGCGGTGCGGGCCGCCGAGGGGCTGCCGGCGAGCTGA